Proteins from one Trichoplusia ni isolate ovarian cell line Hi5 chromosome 9, tn1, whole genome shotgun sequence genomic window:
- the LOC113497302 gene encoding sepiapterin reductase, translated as MATSASSIVDLSGATYCVLTGASQGIGRAIAVELSKYLGPKSLMLLLARNKVELAKTAELCKSPNIKIVYESMDLSKASGPEMFDVIKRSTEGYKVSDFATTVIFHNVGSLGNLSVETERMEDVEEMRQYYDLNVFNVIKLNTQFLKVFEEIEDRVVIVNVTSLCAIKPMSGMASYCSGKAAREMYFKVLAEEKKHMRVLNYSPGPVETSMIDYVLAETVNANLRDVFMSFKSQGALLKPEITAKKCLKVLQQGKFSPGGHVDYFDDE; from the coding sequence ATGGCAACTTCAGCGTCTTCAATTGTTGATCTGTCAGGAGCTACATACTGCGTCCTGACAGGGGCTTCCCAGGGTATTGGGAGAGCCATTGCGGTTGAGCTCTCAAAATATCTTGGCCCCAAATCTTTAATGTTGCTACTGGCACGTAACAAAGTTGAATTGGCTAAGACAGCAGAGCTGTGCAAGTCACCAAACATCAAAATAGTGTATGAGTCCATGGACTTGTCAAAAGCAAGTGGACCTGAGATGTTTGATGTGATAAAGCGCTCCACAGAAGGATACAAAGTCAGTGACTTTGCTACCACTGTCATCTTCCACAATGTGGGCTCACTGGGCAACTTGTCAGTGGAGACAGAGCGCATGGAGGATGTGGAGGAAATGAGGCAGTACTATGAtctgaatgtttttaatgtaattaaactgAATACTCAATTCCTTAAGGTATTTGAGGAGATTGAAGACAGAGTTGTTATTGTGAATGTCACATCTTTGTGTGCCATTAAGCCAATGAGTGGTATGGCCAGCTACTGCAGTGGTAAGGCTGCCAGGGAGATGTATTTCAAAGTTCTGGCTGAAGAGAAGAAGCACATGAGAGTGCTCAATTACTCTCCAGGCCCTGTTGAGACTTCTATGATCGACTATGTGCTGGCTGAAACAGTCAATGCTAACTTGAGAGATGTGTTTATGTCATTCAAGTCTCAAGGGGCATTGCTGAAGCCTGAGATCACAgctaagaaatgtttaaaagtcCTACAGCAGGGCAAGTTCAGCCCCGGTGGCCATGTTGATTATTTCGATGATGAGTAA
- the LOC113497301 gene encoding mitochondrial 2-oxoglutarate/malate carrier protein-like yields the protein MSKPDDKAAPKPKRVMPGYMNFIIGGSSGMLAICCVQPADLLKTRMQLLGPAGRNLSVFTVAGQILKNEGFFGFYVGLSAALFRQATYTTGRLGVFNGLFDIHKGKWGQPSFPTKIVIGMIAGGIGAFIGTPAEVALIRMTADGRLPPEKKRNYKNVFNALARITREEGLFTLWKGGGATVSRAMVVNGAQLGSYAQAREMLLPFMYDGLPLHTAAAMISGFVTSVASLPVDIVKTRVQNASKGVQITQMSVLRDVIKNEGVLALWSGLLPTYCKIGPMTVLIFIFLEQLNRLYFEYTA from the exons ATGTCGAAACCAGACGATAAAGCCGCCCCCAAGCCCAAACGGGTAATGCCTGGATACATGAACTTCATCATCGGTGGATCTTCAGG AATGTTGGCAATTTGCTGCGTCCAGCCCGCTGACTTGCTAAAGACTCGCATGCAGCTCTTGGGTCCGGCTGGCAGGAATCTGTCTGTGTTCACCGTAGCCGGCCAGATCTTAAAGAACGAAGGATTCTTTGGTTTCTACGTGGGCCTTTCCGCCGCTCTGTTCAGACAGGCCACCTACACAACTGGAAGGCTTGGCGTCTTCAACGGCCTGTTTGATATACATAAAGG CAAATGGGGGCAGCCTTCATTTCCAACGAAAATAGTAATAGGAATGATTGCGGGAGGTATCGGTGCGTTCATCGGCACCCCGGCCGAGGTAGCGCTCATCCGAATGACAGCTGACGGGAGGCTACCGCCCGAGAAAAAGAGGAACTACAAAAATGTGTTCAACGCCCTCGCCAG GATAACGCGAGAGGAAGGACTCTTCACGCTGTGGAAGGGCGGAGGCGCCACCGTCAGCAGGGCTATGGTTGTGAATGGCGCGCAGCTTGGCTCCTATGCACAG GCCCGAGAAATGTTGTTGCCGTTTATGTACGATGGCTTGCCGCTCCACACCGCAGCCGCCATGATCTCAGGGTTTGTGACGTCCGTGGCGTCACTCCCTGTGGACATCGTCAAGACCAG agtACAAAATGCATCAAAAGGCGTTCAGATTACCCAAATGTCAGTACTAAGGGATGTTATCAAGAACGAAGGTGTTCTCGCGCTGTGGAGTGGTCTGCTACCAACATACTGCAAGATAGGGCCTATGACCGTACTCATATTCATATTCCTCGAACAACTCAATAGACTCTACTTTGAATACACTGCTTAA